A part of Streptomyces sp. DSM 40750 genomic DNA contains:
- a CDS encoding NPP1 family protein, whose protein sequence is MPSPHPASPRAAVHQEDAVKTSSRIGRSVLTVGGALALVVGIAGSAYAAPPAALPANAEALETTWQPAYDYDTDGCYPTPAIGPTGTVNGGLSPTGSLSGDCHDQSDLDNTNGYSRYKCNNGWCAIMYDLYFEKDQALANSSIGGHRHDWEHVVVWVQNGTARYVSTSNHGDFTVHAASSVLWSGTHPKIVYHKDGISTHCFRIAGSGDEPPENHERTWQYPPLVGWNGYPSTAIRNTLAAYNFGSANFGLKDGSFASNLAAAMPSGISFDPNA, encoded by the coding sequence ATGCCATCCCCACACCCGGCATCCCCCCGCGCCGCGGTCCACCAGGAGGACGCAGTGAAGACAAGCTCCCGCATAGGAAGATCCGTGCTCACCGTCGGCGGCGCCCTCGCGCTGGTCGTCGGCATCGCGGGCAGCGCGTACGCGGCTCCGCCCGCCGCGCTGCCCGCCAACGCCGAGGCCCTGGAGACGACCTGGCAGCCGGCGTACGACTACGACACCGACGGCTGTTACCCGACCCCCGCGATCGGCCCCACGGGCACGGTCAACGGCGGCCTCAGCCCGACCGGTTCACTCAGCGGCGACTGCCACGACCAGTCCGACCTGGACAACACCAACGGCTACTCGCGCTACAAGTGCAACAACGGCTGGTGCGCGATCATGTACGACCTCTACTTCGAGAAGGACCAGGCGCTCGCCAACAGCAGCATCGGCGGCCACCGGCACGACTGGGAGCACGTCGTCGTGTGGGTGCAGAACGGCACGGCCCGGTACGTCTCGACGTCCAACCACGGCGACTTCACCGTGCACGCCGCGTCCTCGGTCCTCTGGTCCGGCACGCACCCCAAGATCGTCTACCACAAGGACGGCATCAGCACGCACTGCTTCCGCATCGCGGGCTCCGGCGACGAGCCGCCGGAGAACCACGAGCGCACCTGGCAGTACCCGCCGCTCGTCGGCTGGAACGGCTACCCGTCGACCGCCATTCGCAACACCCTCGCCGCGTACAACTTCGGCAGCGCCAACTTCGGCCTCAAGGACGGCAGTTTCGCCTCCAACCTCGCGGCGGCGATGCCGTCGGGGATCTCGTTCGACCCGAACGCCTGA
- a CDS encoding RipA family octameric membrane protein has translation MADLHHSLWNSEVDPDSYTPANTPYLGVLFEQYKLCVETADRVSARRGAANTFFLSLNSAIATAMVGGLGPRPGRVSVWLLLAGLLILVGQCVAWYLMVRSYRQLNTAKWAVIGAFENRLPAYAYSRAEWTELGEGEDWRRYVPLTRLEQWVPPLFVAAYLVGFLALASAP, from the coding sequence ATGGCAGACCTCCACCACTCCCTGTGGAACTCCGAAGTCGACCCAGACAGTTACACGCCCGCCAACACCCCTTATCTGGGCGTGCTCTTCGAGCAGTACAAGCTCTGTGTCGAGACGGCCGACCGCGTCAGCGCGCGGCGAGGCGCTGCCAACACCTTCTTCCTGTCGCTCAACAGCGCGATCGCCACGGCCATGGTCGGCGGGCTGGGTCCGCGTCCGGGCAGGGTGTCGGTCTGGCTGCTCCTCGCCGGTCTGCTGATCCTCGTCGGGCAGTGCGTGGCGTGGTACCTGATGGTCCGTTCCTACCGCCAGCTGAACACCGCGAAGTGGGCGGTGATCGGCGCGTTCGAGAACCGGCTCCCCGCCTACGCCTACTCCCGCGCCGAATGGACCGAACTGGGGGAGGGTGAGGACTGGCGCCGGTACGTGCCCCTGACCCGCCTGGAACAGTGGGTGCCGCCCCTGTTCGTGGCCGCCTACCTGGTGGGGTTCCTGGCGCTGGCGTCGGCGCCGTAG